In Sesamum indicum cultivar Zhongzhi No. 13 linkage group LG8, S_indicum_v1.0, whole genome shotgun sequence, the sequence tacttatcaACAATAAATTCTCTACATGCGTTAATAAAGATAACTTAaaatcagttttttttttatctttaaatattattatgatcagcatatataaaactataatttatacatcataaatgctatattttcttgtattgcTAGGATTGGCAATGGTTTCAACTTAGGTAGGTTTCGCCGAACCCACAATCAATCCTATTTAGGTTTAGTAAAACAAGCTATTTCGCTCAAACCCTATTCCTAATCTGATAGGTCTAATATAACACATGAAAtactgttatatttttttttgaaaaaataaaattattatttataaatatctaataaacTATTAtgatgttaaaaatataatttattttgtaatacaaatattagtacaatttataaaatacatttgtaaatattattgtgGCCAACTTTCAGACACGATTCAATAGAgtccataaaattaaaatccgatttcaaatttgaaaccTGAGCCCAttctattaaaattgataacaTGTTTTGAACTTAATACCACTAGTTGCCCACCAAGCAAGGAATTAAACTATACGCCATAATACAGTGATGCAACGAAAAACACAATTAAGAAAAAGCAACTTTGGCGAACCTATATAAAGCGTGTTTTCCCTTCAATCCTTCCCACATAAATCCATTGAGGAGAATAACAGAAAAAtggcagcagcagcagcagcagcgaAACTGATGGCAATTCACAGCAAGGAAGCAGATATTCACCAGGGAGACATATGCAAGGTGAAAGCTCTGCAAGTACTGGAGGAATTCTCAGTGCCGAAAGGACTGTTGCCGGTGGAGGAAATACAGGAGATGGGTTTCAACCGAAGCACAGGGTTCCTTTGGTttaagatgaagaagaaagtaGAACACAAGTTCAAGAGCATAGGCCAAACTGTTATCTACAACGTGGAGATTACTTGTTTCCTTGAAAAGGGCCACTTGTCGAAGCTGACGGGAGTTAAGGCCAAGGAGCTCATGCTTCCTGTGGGCATCACTGACATTCTCGTTGGAGAACCTTCCCCTGATACGATCAAGTTTACGACCGCCATCGGCGTCTCCCGTTCCTATCCTGCCTCCGCCTTTGCATCTCAAGACTAGCTACACACTGCAACTTCAACTTCCACTACTTCACATCAATCCATGATGAAGAGAaggaataattaagaataaatgcGTTTTTATGCGTATTGTTCACTGTTACTCTAGTATTTGTTATGGTTAATTTTCCCGTGACATGCATGTCTTaccttaaatatattaaatgcaaTTCTCGTTTCCTATCTTTTGCACTCTCGCATTCcagttctttattttctttaagcTAGTAAATAAATcttgtatcattttaattttttgttattttggtCCTTCCATGGTCGGGtttctcaaaaaaattttgggaTTTTTGTTCCAAAtccataaaagaataaaaaattacaggatatattttgctatttaaAAAAGATGAAGAACTAAAACGTCAAAGCAAAAGATACAGGACGGAAATTATCTTCCATACTAAGAGGGTCCATATCCCATGGAACATGCATTCACCCAGATCCGAATTTGTACAAATTATTCGGCCCAATCAAAATTGATGGACTTCTCATATTTCTCAACTTAagcattaaataaattgattggcCTACTCACATTTCTTGGGCTTAGTTTTCACAAGTAAAGGAGGAGATTGATCCTTTCCCAACTAAAATTTCCCCATCAATCCCCCGCGTAACATGAACATGCCCCCCTAACCAACAACCAACAACCTCACTTCTTTACAGTAAAATCTCCTGATACGCATCTCTTTATTTCCTTCTCTTCTGAATCTATCCATGTCCACCGGTTTACACAGATGGATTTCGCTTGGCGCCTGTTGCTAGAAGCAGTATATATGAATACTGTCCTGAAATTTAGTTGTTACTGGGAACTCGGCTGAGTCCGTGTTGAAACCGCAAGATTTTTCAATGACACATGTGCCTTACGACAATGCAGATTTTAACCAGCGATCGTTTACCAAGGTTCGTAATTCGTAGTATATTTGCCATGATTTCGATTAGTTGCTTTCTGATATTGTTTCTGTTCATGATATTCGAGTATATGCAGTTGTTGTTATCAGTTGTCAAACGAATTGCAGATGATATGGAATTGGATTGAAACTGATGATTCTTTTAGATATTCAAACGTTGTGTATGGGAGTTCGAATGAACTTAGTGTTTGCTGAGATGTTTGGTTTCTCTTAGACCACTCCGCTCTACTCCGTTCTGTTGCCAAACAAATGTGTGTAATTATAGCGTCactgttattctttttttgcttGTTCAACTAAATATGAAGTGCTTTAGGTTTGTTAGACTGCTTTTGTGTTAAGTTGTTAACTTTATTTCAAGTATACTATGCAGTATGCACTATGCAGAAAGAAGATGTATTTTATTGACCTCCTGTTACGAGTAATTCTGCTCGCTgtgttttctttctattttgcATGCATTACTTTCTGGTGTACAGGAAATTAGTAGATAGAATCTTTCATATTGGTAGTCATGGGGAACAGACACAATCAGATACGAGTTTACATGTCCTGCAGGTTGTCACAACCATGCAGCTTTGTATTGCCTGTTTTCCTCTTATTATTATGGTTGACTTTGTTAGAATATCCTTTGAATTGCTTAGCTTTATGCATGTCTATAGTCTTCGATACCACTCAATCCGCCCCACGATATATCTTCACACAGGTTTGGCACAAGAAACAAATGATCACCATCTCGTATGACACTTAAGTCATCTATTTCTGCATTCTCTGCATTTAATACTTTTGTAGGATTATCGTCTCCAAATTTTTGACCTGCAGTACGGTGAGGAGGATTATCAGATACACCACAATGGAAAGTGTTATTTGTTCACATTACTACTAATaaagtctttt encodes:
- the LOC105167294 gene encoding uncharacterized protein LOC105167294 is translated as MAAAAAAAKLMAIHSKEADIHQGDICKVKALQVLEEFSVPKGLLPVEEIQEMGFNRSTGFLWFKMKKKVEHKFKSIGQTVIYNVEITCFLEKGHLSKLTGVKAKELMLPVGITDILVGEPSPDTIKFTTAIGVSRSYPASAFASQD